The stretch of DNA AGGTAGAAATGTAGAGGTTATTTGCACTTGACTTCTGAGACACGTGTGGAAACTAAgcgttgttgttatttttaatgatttccATATAAAGCTGTTCTTTGCACTGTCACAGGACCAGGCAAAGAAGTAAATATTAACCTACACGACGACTGTATTGAAGTTGGCATCAAAACGCTTCCTGCTACAGGTGACACATTGATAAAATGTTTTTCTGCATGGTATTCTCAAGTCAATTGTGCTGTATTGTAAATGTGTGTTTTCTTAGTTTAAATCTAACAAAATATCATGCAACCATTCTTACTTGAGCTGGGACCTCAATTTTAATGTCCATATATTATCCCTGTTTTTTAGGAACAATCTGCAGCCATGTCTGTACTCACCCACCTTCTGGCGTGCCTTTTTGGCATGGGTTCCTGGGTATCCATCAATGGTCTTTGGGTAGAACTTCCTCTGATCGTCCCCCAAATTCCAGAGGGCTGGTACCTCCCATCGTACCTCTCGGTTCTAATCCAGATGGCCAACGTAGGCCCGCTCTTCGTCACCCTGATGCACCGTTTCAGACCGGGAGCTCTCAGCGAAACTGCCGTCGTCTACGTCATCATCACCCTCGGCACAATGGCCAGTTTCCTGTTAGGTTTCTTCTGGAAGGAGACTGTCGTTGTAGCGGGAGCACCCCGCAGCGTGGCGTTGCTTGTCCTCACTTTCTTCCTCGCTGCTGTTGACTGCACCTCCTCGGTTACCTTCCTTCCTTTCATGATGCGCCTCAAGCCCCAGTACCTCACCACCTACTACATAGGCGAAGGAGTGAGCGGCCTACTGCCCGCTCTTGTGGCCCTCGTCCAGGGTGTTGGTGTGGTTCACTGCATCAACAGTACTGTGAGCCAAAACGCCACCGAGAGTTTTCCGACATTTCAGGCTCAACACCAGCCGGCCAACTTTTCAGCAGaggtcttcttcttcttcctgaGCGCTATGATGCTTGTGTGCTTGGTGGCATTCCTGCTGCTCAACTATCACCCCGCCGTTGCCAAGGAGAAGACAAAAGACCGGTACATCAACGGGGTTAATGAGAAGAATTGGGTGGAGAAGAGGCCAATGGTGGAACCGTACAGACCCGAAAGACAGAAGAGCAGTTTCGGTGTTGGGACTTACAGCTGGATGCAAGTGTTTTACATCTTCGTGATCCTGGCGTGGACCAATGCTCTGACAAATGCGGTGCTTCCGTCAGTGCAGTCGTACTCATGCATGCCATACGGAAACAACGCCTATCACCTGTCTGCCACCATGGCGGCTGTGTCCAACCCTTTGGCCTGCTTCATTGCCATGTTCTTCTCGATAAGGTAAGAAAACAGTGGAGAATCTCAATATCAAACCAGCTGCTACTGACTCCCTCAACTTTTTCGATCGTCAGCAACTTAGTAAATATTGGTATTGTTTAGATTAAGGCTTGCTTTTCATAGTACTGTAGTAGTAGTTCTGTTTTTGGTCACCATGGGTTCATGCCCTCAAAATTTGTATCATTCTTGATTCTCgggcagtggttcttaatctTGCCAAAGGTGGAGAACCCCGCAAAtttcacatgtgcattcaccgaacctttcagaatttcataataaagcaatatatttcaaattcaaaacctgtATAGCTAAGCCAATATCTCAGTGAGTTCCCGTTCAAGCACCTTCAATTTCAAATTTACCAATAATTGTGTCTTTTGCTATTGATTTACACAtaagaaaatgaaaggaaactcttcctttttctgtttttatttctacattctcattttgtTGTCGCATCCTAGCGTCACATACTGTTTTCGTGAGgtaaaatgtgacacaaaagcTTTATTTACCCATCGATCTATGTTCCTATCTATAACTATGGTCATGAGTTATGGGTCATGACCGAAGAATCCCAGATATAAGCTGCCAAAATGagattcctccgcagggtgtctgggtctgagaatcagcacctccaattctgagaccatggtcctcagacaGGGAAAGGTTGAATGCCTCCTACGGGTCAGGGATGAGGTCCTTTACCAAGTTGAGGGGTTTATGTATCTCTGGGTCTTGTTCAGGAGTGAGGGAAGaatggagcgggagatcgacaggcagatTGGTGCAGCGTCTTCAGTGATGTAGACTTTGCATCGGTCGGTTGTGGTGAAGAATGAGCTGAGCTGAAAGGCGATTCTATTTACCAGTTGATTTAAGTTTCTACCCTGACCTATGGTAATgatctttgggtcgtgaccgaaatatCCCAGGTACAAGctgccaaaatgagtttcctccgcaaggGGTCTGAGTCTGAGAATCACCACCTCCAAttctgagaccatggtcctcagttgggAGAAGGTGGAATGCCTTCTATGGGTCAGGGGTAAGATTCTTCACCAAGTGGAGGAGTATCTCGGGGTCTTGGTCACGAGTGAGGGAAGAATGTagtgggagatcgacaggcggatcggtgcagcatctgcagtgatgcggactttgCATccatccgttgtggtgaagaacttGCTGAGCTGAAAggcgatttttttttactggttaaagtatgttcctaccctcacctgtggtcatgagctgtgggtcgtgatggAAAGATCCCAGATACTAgctgccgaaatgagtttcctgcgATTGGTGTCTGAGCTCTCGCTTAGAGaaaaggtgagaagctcggtcatccgggaggggttcGGAGTAGAGGTGCTGTTCTTCCGCATCGAGAGGACCcagatgaggtggctcaggcatctgatCAGGATGCCTCCTGGTGAGTTGTTCCAAGCATGTCCCACTGGGAGAAGGCTGTGGGGACaaaccaggacacgctggagagaataTGTCTCCCGGCTGGActaggaacgccttgggatcctctTACAAGAGCTGGATGAAGTTGCCGGGGAGAGGAaaatctggggctccgtgctgAATCTGCTGCCCCCGTGATCTGACTTCGCATAAGTGGGAGAAAATGACCGGATGGATTTTTTCTTCATCTACGCAGTACAAGTTGCCTGTCGGactgttatacttcctcataccaagtgcaagTCAACTTTCTACTGTGCAAATTAGATAGAGGGCCAGCAGTTGAAAGACATGGAATAAAGCTTGTAAATtgggggcaaaccagtccaaaacctagtcTTAAGTGACACGTGAGATGTGTCTTAATTTTCACCAAATCCCTCTGTTGGGTCTAAAACACCTTCTTCAATCTTCTTCTCTGTTGACCCAGAGCGAGGTGACAAAGGCAGGACACAAGGAGGCAGGAGTCAGAGAgttcttcataatagcttgggagagcgcgtataatagctgtgggagagcaaacCTATATAACCCGCAGAGTATAATGGTCATACAATCAATCATATCTTACACCCTCAGACTTACTCATTGAACCCCTGGTGTTTGATCCAAGTTAAGATCCACTATTTTAGGGGTACTTCAAAAAAGGTGTACGATGGATGTTGTTCAGACAGTTGGGAACGCTTTtatacaatataataaaaatgcttATTTTTGAATATGAACAGATCCTTGTGGCTGATGGGGGTTCTTACATTCCTGGGCAGTGGCATCGGGGCTTTTATAATGAGTATGGCCACCCTCAGCCCGTGTCCACTGCTGGTGAATGACGTGTGGGGTGGCGTGATCATGGTAAGTTCAGGAAATACATTCATAGTAGAGTGAACCCCTGTTTACATTTACCCACATTTCACAGGTAGTGGCGTGGATCGTGTTCGTTCTCACCCTGTCCTATGTCAAAGTGATCATCGGTGTGATCTTGCGGGACGAGGGTCACAGCGCCCTGGTGTGGTGCGGGGCGGTGGTTCAACTGGGTTCCCTGCTGGGTGCCGTTACCATGTTCCCAATGGTCAGTGTGTACAGCTTCTTTGCGTCCGGAGATCCGTGCAACACCCGATGTCCGTGAAAGAgcggtacattttttgttttttttattttactttttttctacTGTCGTTAGATGCTAACAGAACATTGAGCCTACTTGGCGGAGAgaaagtgtgaataaattgcaCGCTCTGATTATAATTACACCCCTATTAGTATTTACAAGTTTGCCGTGTTGTTTTCGGTATTTTTCTTGTTAATGACAGTTTTAATGAACTACTATGGGTTATTTTTTGTTCGTTGTATGTAAATAGTGAGAGAATTTGTTTGCAACTTAACTGATGAAAAATGGTTGAAAATAATAAATTGAAGTACTGTTTATTGTTACTCtgccatgttgttttttttgatgacaaatacataaattaatttatttaacttgttaaatggCGTAAATGCACATCTCTGTGTAACCTCTTAAGAATAACTAATGTTATTTGAAAGGGAGAGACAATGGTCAAATTCGACCCAATTATCATGTTTCTTGCTTGAAGGAGTTCAAATTACATCCAGAAAATGCATACTGTATAAAGATTATTTATACTGTACAGCGAACCATGCTGTTGACAAGAATTTGCCATGTTAAATATTGAACACCATTAGCATTTAGGAATTTATTTCCTGATTATTTTAGAACAGACCACTCAGCAACACAGGATCATTGCTAAGCATGATCTTTTAGGGATATAGAACAGTCAATCTCATAAGGGAATGACCTGATGAATATTTGCGTTTATTTTGGAAAATTCAACCCGCTAGCGACGGCCCCCATcaataaggctaggttcatactacaggtcttaatgcacaaatccgattttttggcatatcttttttttttggggcgtgcccgttcaaactgcatttgtccattgagaccgttcaagtatcacacaggcgcactaattcgcagtccgagatgcgctcggcaaaaagacccgcatgcgcagaagcatcaaaacaaattacacatgctagctgtatgtcattccagagtgatcatattttgatttccaaaaagaggacacaaataacagacattaataatcccggtttagtcttatattcaaagtttaaatggatttatagaacgcatacacggacacacgagccttgacgtgtgtgcgtgaaatgacgtgggtgcgtcagtttgcccgactcggccatgtgtgcaataatgaaatattgctcacttggtgcacagaatgaaaatcgaaaattgttaggcttattcttttcttcattttatgttttttatgactgtggtcatgcttaatagcagagttcaagctaggctctaatgcctacatggctgccgtcctctGTGCCTCTTGCTttttgctgatgtaattgctgcatgaattccgatttgggagtcttgacagttcagaccgccagtctgAAAAACTttggcccagattggatttgaaccacatatgaaagtgactcagatcggattttaaaatggtccacttctatgcgacttgtcctgttaagaccgtcaagttaatcccTGACTCgaatcggaaaaacacgaaaaaatcggattcgtgcattaagacctgtagtatgaacctagcctaagagaGATATCTACTGTATATGAGGGATACACTGGTACAGAATGTGTTCGTAGTGAATGTCAATACAAGGGCTGACATTAATACCTAATATTATTCTGAGTGAGAAAATTCTACAGTTAAAAGTGAAACAAAACCCAACAATATCATTTCAAAAAGTTCACAATGACAGACATATTCAGTATTTGCTTTACAAGTGCTTCTCATAGTCacccaaaaaaactacaaacttgTACTGTACTCTTACTGTACTTTCAAATGTGTTGTAGATATTCATGTAATAGCCATACCCGAAAAGTCAGGCTTCAAAAGCGGATTTTGTTTCGTATGCGTATAAAATATGCTACCACATTTACTGTAGTTGGTGTCCATGCTCAAAAGTgaagtattatcatcatgataaTCTAATATATTTGGGTTTCTTATGTTCAGACAATTCATTGTAAAGAGTAGTTGTAAGGTAGTGGTAGCAAACTGACCACGTCCTTATTCGATATACTGTAACAACCCTAAAATGAGAGTACAATATCTATTGACGGTCCTTGAGTGACACATTCATGCTGGCAAACTTCGTGAAAGTGGCCTTGATTGGCTGCCCATGTTGCCTGTATCATAGACTACATCTACACTAGGTCGAATAATTTTTTGTCCTGTATATCCGGACAATATTTAATCACTGTCCGCACCACGTTTAAGGTCCATTTATAAACACCCGCTCCCGCAAGGGACGTCTGCATTTGCGCAGACTCCGGATGCGCAAAAAGGAGCAGTCTCGTGTTTGacatccagtgttgttaatcttacttttaaaaagttacaaattacttctcccaaaaagtaattaagttagtaactcagttacctcattgtaagagtaattagttactcagcaaagtaactgatgttgcttttcatgttctacatttCTGCACGTTACATTAtacattaggagtgggaacctcttagtacctcatgatacgatatgatttgtgatacaaatctcacgataacgatgatctgacgatacaacgattatcgatacattggtcaggaaatcattctaggattttctaccaacaactaataaacagaaaaacaagtttctgctgtgaatttgaaacggaaacttcaaacggattgaacgtctatggccgtcagtggcagccaatgagttaattttgagcagaaaaacaagtttctgctgtgaattggaatgagtttatcactagtagacgtccaatccatttgaactgggagtgtccgaatgaacattcattcattcgctgccatccctcccacttcaaacagattgaacgtctatggctgtcagtggcagccaatgccaggcaatgaggtcattttgggccattgaaggtcatttacctgttaattttcagttacttcctgttgatttgggggtattttatgggtcgcttcctgtttattttgagttacagaacaggaagtgacctgggaatcacccaaattaataggcagtgactcaaactcaacaggaaaggacctgtaaatgccctaaagtgAACaataagtgacctgtaaatgccctgaaaatcggaccgaatgactgtgaatgctctggttttgaatgaacgaactttcccagtctaaatggatggggcgtcgagcaccgtcaatgaaaGCCTTAGagctaactgagacactattaggtggaagattttggtagcaacctgatgGTTccttcgattcttgacaggagcatataaagtatcacgatatatcaccatttcgatattttgtcactccCCTGTTATATATTATATGACATCTTTCACATAAAAGTTTATACacagtttatattaactgattgaattgaactgatttttATCATTCCAAGAAAAACATGTCACACTTtttactttttcaaaaatgttttatttcacCGAGATAACAGTTTAAcagtatacaaactttaacttataatgctgtgaggggaaaaaagccttatttatcctgttgtactgaacccgcacaGAACCATGACCCCtgtaccgaggtacgtactgaaccgtgacttgtgtttattgtcacacccctattatatgtagatatatttttcaatatccaGGTGAGGCTCCTGCCTCTGCCTCTTTGCacaagttgttttgattaaaaaacaacacacaaggtTGTTGGATGGATCAGTCAAGGAAAATTTaggacaagtgactatttttagtaataaaaaaacatatatatattatattgtggcgtctacaaggacaacaccaatttGGAGATGATAATGCacttagcaggaaaacagtacattattttcgattaattgtacccattctgacgccacgaactgtatgttgaaaaaaaagttgcctgagaGTTTATATGATGACGCTCGCCACCCTAAATGCTAATGAGAACTCAGATGCTCCGtgccacctagccaatcatcatcgcgtttgcaacggcctcAACCCCCGCCCTCCCTGCTATGATCTCTCCCAGGCAGCTGTGACAAAATCGGACATCTCGtggttcattcaaccaaattgttgtAAACGTGCCCCTTCACATCTTCAGTAACGATAACGACGTTGCAAAGACGGCAAAGATAAtgaaattagattactcactaatgaaaaaaagaatgcaGTTAGAAATGCCTTTATATtcttaacgccgttattaacaacactagcGACGTCATCGTGGAAGAGTAAAAAGCTAAGCATTTGATATTCAAGCATTTCATATAGCTTTGAAACTAAGCGTTTTACGTCGTGTGTAGAGGTAAAACGCAGGATGCACCACGCTGGCCATGGACAAAAGGGCGATGCAAAGGGGAATCAGCAAACACTGGAGGTTGGGCGGCTCTGTCAAGTGCATCATGATGGCCACTGGAATGTAGCAGAGCAGGACTAGGCCGCAGGTGGCGGCTACTGTAAAAAGAGCACGTCTTTTGGCCGGCCGCGGTGTCTTACCGCCTGGCCCGTCCATCCGCAGCACATTAGCAACCGCGCTGCTGCACTTGTACAGCAACAATATCATGATCAGCATCAATAAAAAGGGAGCGTTTTTTCGGATGGACTGTAACCACTCGGTGGTCGTTCCGACACTCTCCATAATTGAAATTGCGGTGGTCAGCGAGAGGAGCCACACAGTGGCGGCGCCAAACTCCCGAAAGCGGTAGGCCTCCAGGCGTGGATAGTCAGTGGGGCGCACCACAGCCACGTAGCGCTCCATGCAGATAAGGCACAAGCTCATGGGTCCACCAATCTGCGCGTAGGCCAGTTGGAAATTCAGCAGGCGATTTTGCATATCTGAGGAGCCCTTCATGATGCACAAGTGGGCAGCGGACATGGCGTACTGACAGGTGTGGAAGAGCGCCAGGTTGATGTTGAGCACGTCGAGGCGGTTGCGCTGGGTGGTGAAAGCATGCCAAAGCAGGCACGCAGCCAGCGGGGGGCCCACCAGCACAGTGATGATGTCGTTGAGGTACGCGAACGCCTCTTGCAGCGGGTTTAGCTGGCACGTGATGTTATTGGTGGACCACATCGCAGCGCCCCCACTCTGGACCTGCATATCCCACCCATAAAGTAAGTGAGTTGTTTGATTATCTTTTGCAAGGgcctaggtttgcatagggacgatagggacataacaccaccaacttttagggATGTTCAACTTgtgttgtccccaccaacctttaagcaaccttatttgcattatataatgagttcagttatatcggtaatttagattgtcttcccataaattgtacagatagaattgaccctacattaTGGTCAGACTAACTTTTACcccctttcacttgctgaacgtgctggtccatttttcccccttcaaacgcatatttgattggctgatgactatagAACTCCTCCGCCCcccttgaagaggagggatattagaagaccagcagcagccactttaggtaatgtaaaaagacgtcagtgttgtgaaggtggggaacacaccactaattttgcaactgaaattCCGATCTGCATCAGAATTATCATAACATTAaacgtgtgaacttgctaacctgtaaaactcatTTAGAAAGCTGTTTAGTGACATGTCTTCCTGCactttttctactgttaacattaatccaactgtgcattttgtgcatttattcccttgttaaaatgttaaaatgt from Corythoichthys intestinalis isolate RoL2023-P3 chromosome 22, ASM3026506v1, whole genome shotgun sequence encodes:
- the slc52a3-2a gene encoding riboflavin transporter 2, translated to MSVLTHLLACLFGMGSWVSINGLWVELPLIVPQIPEGWYLPSYLSVLIQMANVGPLFVTLMHRFRPGALSETAVVYVIITLGTMASFLLGFFWKETVVVAGAPRSVALLVLTFFLAAVDCTSSVTFLPFMMRLKPQYLTTYYIGEGVSGLLPALVALVQGVGVVHCINSTVSQNATESFPTFQAQHQPANFSAEVFFFFLSAMMLVCLVAFLLLNYHPAVAKEKTKDRYINGVNEKNWVEKRPMVEPYRPERQKSSFGVGTYSWMQVFYIFVILAWTNALTNAVLPSVQSYSCMPYGNNAYHLSATMAAVSNPLACFIAMFFSIRSLWLMGVLTFLGSGIGAFIMSMATLSPCPLLVNDVWGGVIMVVAWIVFVLTLSYVKVIIGVILRDEGHSALVWCGAVVQLGSLLGAVTMFPMVSVYSFFASGDPCNTRCP